From the Acidobacteriota bacterium genome, one window contains:
- the rodA gene encoding rod shape-determining protein RodA translates to MFGILLSISLLGVLQIYSTTWNTPFAGAHQKQMLWIGIGIVVMFIVARIDYHSLLNYAPWFYLATLGFLAALLVVGIEIAGARRWFRMGGVSFQVSEFAKFGLILLLARFFSEQDSREVSWQDAAKVAAAAGVPFLLVAGQPDLGSALTLIPIAIAVLFLAGFPLRYFAIIVLAGVLALPVGYHFLKPYQKNRIATFLNPEADPKNTGYQVMQSRIAIGSGEIWGKGIGQGTQTQLRFLPVAHTDFIFAAFSEEHGFAGVLLTLVLYFALLMRLLRTAETAPDNAGMYIIGGTAGILLFQILVNAGMVIGYMPVTGIPLPLMSYGGSSVLFTWMAMGLAGSVQVRRFVN, encoded by the coding sequence ATGTTCGGCATCCTGCTGTCCATCTCGTTGCTTGGCGTGCTGCAGATATACAGCACGACATGGAACACGCCGTTTGCGGGGGCCCACCAGAAGCAAATGCTGTGGATCGGCATCGGCATCGTAGTCATGTTCATTGTTGCCCGCATTGATTACCACTCATTGTTGAACTATGCTCCATGGTTCTATCTGGCTACCCTCGGATTTCTAGCCGCGCTTCTGGTGGTGGGCATCGAAATCGCCGGTGCGCGCCGCTGGTTTCGCATGGGGGGCGTGAGTTTCCAAGTCTCCGAATTCGCCAAGTTTGGACTCATCCTGCTTTTGGCGCGCTTCTTCAGCGAGCAAGACTCCCGGGAAGTCTCCTGGCAGGATGCCGCCAAGGTTGCCGCAGCGGCGGGAGTGCCGTTCCTGTTGGTTGCCGGACAGCCCGACCTGGGTTCCGCCTTGACGCTGATCCCGATCGCCATCGCGGTGCTGTTCCTGGCAGGTTTCCCCTTGCGCTACTTTGCCATTATCGTTTTGGCCGGAGTGCTTGCATTGCCGGTTGGCTACCACTTTCTGAAACCATATCAGAAGAATCGCATAGCCACCTTCCTAAATCCTGAGGCTGATCCCAAGAACACTGGATATCAGGTCATGCAGTCCCGAATCGCCATAGGATCTGGGGAGATTTGGGGTAAAGGCATTGGGCAGGGCACTCAGACGCAACTGCGATTTCTGCCGGTAGCCCACACCGATTTTATTTTTGCAGCTTTTAGCGAAGAACATGGCTTTGCCGGTGTATTATTAACTCTTGTACTTTATTTTGCCTTGTTGATGCGGTTGTTGCGGACGGCCGAGACCGCCCCGGATAATGCGGGGATGTATATCATTGGGGGTACGGCTGGGATACTTCTGTTTCAGATCCTGGTCAACGCGGGGATGGTGATTGGTTATATGCCAGTTACTGGAATTCCTTTGCCTCTGATGAGTTATGGCGGGTCATCGGTGTTATTTACTTGGATGGCGATGGGCCTGGCAGGTAGTGTGCAAGTCCGTCGCTTTGTGAATTAA
- the mrdA gene encoding penicillin-binding protein 2 — MPLLEREPRFTQNRLILFRWGTVVVFVFLISGFWRLQILKPDFYIQLSDQNSIKNLPTPAPRGRILDRNGKVIVDNYPSFSIIAQTDSKHSFESHLPGIAAGFQIDLAVLKSRVAVARNKNPYGHIVLLENATRTEITFLETHRREYPELDMLSVPRRNYPSDGMAAHMIGYVGEISDRDLDQPEWALMRLGAIVGKSGIERQYDHLLRGEDGFRRVVVDSMGREAAVLDELVPMPGQDLRLTIDLDLQIVAEASFHEDSGAIVALDPRTGGVLAMVSRPDYNPNLFATGISTQAWNQIIGDPDNPLLNRAIQAQLAPGSVQKILMATAGLETGVIDSNTSHYCGGGGTFYGRYFRCWNAKGHGSVSIIRAMAQSCDVFFYNLGKDLGIERMAEYSTKFGLGRPTGIDLPNEESGTVPSPQWKERQFHEPWYPGETISVAIGQGALTVTPVQLAYAVGGITSGGVFNRPRLVSIAELRSLNHPSAISSDSQPSGRREVPLAEATVQVVTDAIYAVVNQGGTGGSARVPGLDIAGKTGTAQVASLSLAKGGGKGLDLRDNAWFVGLAPRRNPEIVVAVLYQSGEHGAAAAPAARDVIKTYFDKKKGLQPPSVNSTLTQARPAPVPNATPKPAPESAPGSAAPATSPSVPLPSLPLPPSPVPAVLPPANPAPVAASPQPAASPAALMISGGNSG; from the coding sequence ATGCCCTTGCTTGAAAGGGAGCCGCGATTCACGCAAAACCGGCTCATCCTGTTTCGCTGGGGCACGGTTGTCGTTTTCGTCTTCCTGATCAGCGGCTTCTGGCGTTTGCAGATCCTCAAGCCGGACTTCTACATTCAACTTTCCGATCAGAATTCCATCAAAAATTTGCCCACGCCTGCACCCCGCGGCAGAATTCTCGACCGTAATGGTAAAGTGATTGTCGACAACTACCCATCCTTCAGCATCATTGCTCAGACCGATTCCAAACATTCATTTGAATCGCATCTGCCCGGAATCGCGGCTGGTTTTCAGATTGATCTTGCAGTCCTGAAATCCCGTGTCGCCGTGGCCCGCAACAAGAATCCTTACGGGCATATTGTCCTGCTCGAAAATGCTACGCGAACCGAGATCACATTTCTGGAAACCCATCGCCGTGAGTATCCAGAACTGGATATGCTTTCCGTTCCCCGCCGCAACTACCCCTCTGATGGGATGGCAGCACACATGATTGGCTACGTTGGTGAAATCTCTGATCGTGATCTGGATCAACCCGAGTGGGCACTAATGCGGCTGGGCGCGATTGTCGGCAAGAGCGGCATCGAGCGCCAATACGATCATTTGCTGCGGGGCGAAGACGGGTTCCGGCGGGTGGTGGTAGACAGCATGGGGCGCGAAGCTGCGGTGCTTGATGAGCTGGTTCCGATGCCTGGTCAGGATTTGCGACTGACCATCGACCTGGATTTGCAGATAGTTGCGGAAGCTAGCTTCCACGAGGACAGCGGCGCCATTGTGGCGCTTGATCCACGAACCGGCGGAGTCCTGGCCATGGTCAGCCGTCCGGACTACAACCCCAACCTATTTGCGACCGGAATCTCTACACAGGCTTGGAATCAGATTATTGGCGATCCGGACAATCCTCTCCTGAATCGCGCCATACAAGCACAGCTCGCTCCGGGATCGGTACAGAAAATTCTAATGGCCACCGCAGGTTTGGAAACAGGGGTTATTGATAGCAATACATCACACTACTGTGGTGGCGGTGGAACCTTCTACGGTCGCTATTTCCGCTGCTGGAATGCCAAGGGTCACGGCAGCGTAAGCATTATCCGGGCCATGGCCCAATCCTGCGATGTCTTCTTCTACAATCTCGGAAAGGATTTAGGCATCGAGCGCATGGCCGAGTACTCGACCAAATTTGGATTGGGCCGGCCGACGGGGATTGATCTCCCCAATGAAGAGTCCGGGACTGTACCGTCTCCTCAATGGAAAGAGCGGCAGTTTCATGAACCCTGGTATCCGGGCGAGACGATCTCCGTAGCGATCGGGCAAGGCGCTTTGACCGTAACACCCGTACAGTTAGCCTATGCCGTAGGGGGCATTACGTCCGGCGGCGTCTTCAACCGCCCCCGGTTGGTTTCAATCGCAGAGTTGCGATCATTGAATCATCCCTCCGCTATCAGCTCAGACTCCCAGCCGAGTGGCCGCCGCGAGGTACCCTTAGCCGAGGCAACCGTGCAGGTGGTTACCGATGCTATCTATGCCGTCGTGAACCAGGGCGGCACCGGCGGTAGCGCTCGAGTTCCGGGACTGGATATCGCAGGCAAGACAGGTACGGCGCAGGTGGCCAGCCTCTCTCTAGCCAAGGGCGGGGGCAAGGGACTAGATTTGCGCGACAATGCCTGGTTTGTTGGTCTTGCGCCGCGCCGCAATCCGGAGATTGTGGTGGCGGTTCTCTACCAGAGTGGCGAACATGGCGCTGCCGCCGCTCCTGCGGCCCGTGACGTCATCAAGACCTACTTTGATAAGAAGAAGGGACTCCAGCCTCCGTCTGTAAATTCCACCCTGACACAGGCCAGGCCGGCTCCCGTTCCGAACGCCACTCCAAAACCTGCTCCAGAATCTGCTCCAGGTTCCGCAGCGCCGGCGACCAGCCCTTCCGTGCCCCTGCCATCGTTGCCACTTCCGCCGTCGCCTGTGCCTGCGGTGTTGCCTCCTGCAAATCCAGCTCCCGTTGCCGCAAGTCCGCAACCGGCTGCGTCCCCCGCAGCGCTAATGATCAGTGGTGGCAACTCAGGATGA